The following coding sequences are from one Ornithorhynchus anatinus isolate Pmale09 chromosome 11, mOrnAna1.pri.v4, whole genome shotgun sequence window:
- the LOC100681931 gene encoding keratin-associated protein 4-7-like — protein sequence MVNSCCGSVCSDLSCGRGCCQETCCQPGCCSSPCCPPTCCQTTCCRTTCCRPTCCVTSCCRPTCCRPTCCQSVCCQPTCCRPVCSVASCCRPCCPQPCCVSTCCRPCCPRPCCVSSCCRPCCPRPCCPQPCCVSTCCRPCCPRPCCVPSCCQPCCRPACCQTTCCRTTCCRPTCCVPTCCQPC from the coding sequence ATGGTCAACTCCTGCTGTGGATCCGTCTGCTCCGACCTGAGCTGCGGAAGAGGCTGCTGCCAAGAGACCTGTTGTCAGCCCGGCTGCTGCAGTAGTCCTTGCTGCCCCCCGACGTGCTGCCAGACCACTTGCTGCAGAACAACATGCTGCCGCCCAACATGCTGTGTGACCAGCTGTTGCCGCCCGACCTGCTGTAGGCCCACTTGCTGCCAGTCGGTCTGCTGCCAGCCTACGTGCTGCCGCCCAGTCTGCAGCGTGGCCAGCTGCTGCAGGCCCTGCTGCCCCCAACCTTGCTGTGTGTCTACCTGTTGCAGGCCCTGCTGCCCCCGACCGTGCTGCGTATCCAGTTGCTGCAGGCCCTGCTGCCCCCGACCCTGCTGCCCCCAACCTTGCTGTGTGTCTACCTGTTGCAGGCCCTGCTGCCCCCGACCCTGCTGTGTGCCTAGCTGCTGCCAGCCTTGCTGCCGCCCAGCTTGCTGCCAAACCACTTGCTGCCGGACGACTTGCTGCCGCCCAACCTGCTGTGTCCCCACCTGCTGCCAGCCTTGCTGA
- the LOC114815204 gene encoding keratin-associated protein 4-3-like, with product MAPSTTSLHIRVYKGPWTTIRHSNLGISSSSETTPDPKPIDTMVNSCCGSICSDLSCRRGCCQETCCQPSCCCSPCCPPTCCQTTCCRTTCCRPTCCVTSCCRPTCCRTTCCRPVCCVSTCCRPCCLQPCCVPICCRPCCPHPCCVSSCCRPCCPRPCCLTSCCQPCCRPACCQTTCCRTTCCRPTCCVPTCCQPFCRPTCCQTTCCRTTCCRPTCCTSSCC from the coding sequence ATGGCCCCCTCCACCACCAGCCTCCACATCAGAGTATATAAGGGGCCCTGGACCACCATTAGGCATTCAAACTTgggaatctcctcctcctctgagacAACTCCAGACCCCAAACCAATTGACACCATGGTCAACTCCTGCTGTGGATCCATCTGCTCTGACCTGAGCTGCAGAAGAGGCTGCTGCCAAGAGACCTGCTGTCAGCCCAGCTGCTGCTGCAGCCCTTGCTGCCCCCCGACCTGCTGCCAGACCACTTGCTGCAGAACCACCTGCTGCCGCCCAACGTGCTGTGTGACCAGTTGTTGTCGCCCGACCTGCTGCCGGACCACTTGCTGCCGCCCGGTCTGTTGCGTGTCCACCTGCTGCAGGCCCTGCTGCCTCCAACCTTGCTGTGTGCCTATCTGCTGCAGGCCTTGCTGCCCCCATCCATGCTGTGTGTCCAGCTGCTGCAGGCCCTGCTGCCCCCGACCCTGCTGTTTGACTAGCTGCTGCCAGCCTTGCTGCCGCCCAGCTTGCTGCCAAACCACTTGCTGCAGGACGACTTGCTGCCGCCCAACCTGCTGTGTGCCCACCTGCTGCCAGCCTTTCTGCCGCCCAACTTGCTGCCAAACCACTTGCTGCAGAACTACCTGCTGCCGCCCTACTTGCTGTACATCGTCTTGCTGCTGA
- the LOC114815074 gene encoding keratin-associated protein 4-11-like: MVNSCCGSVCSNLSCGRGCCQDTRCQPGYCNSPCCPPTCSQTTCYRTTCCQATCCVTSCCRPTCCSPYCCQSVCCQPTCYRPVCCVSSCFRPCCRPACCVSTCCTPCCPPPCCGSSCCQPCCRPTCCLPSCCRPCCPPTCCVPSCCQPCCCPTCCLPSCCRPCCPPTCCVPTCCQPCCRPTCCQTTCCRTTSCRPSCCVSPCCQPCCRPTCGPSCCC; the protein is encoded by the exons ATGGTCAACTCCTGCTGTGGATCCGTCTGTTCCAACCTGAGCTGCGGAAGAGGCTGCTGCCAAGACACCCGCTGTCAGCCCGGCTACTGCAATAGTCCTTGCTGCCCTCCGACGTGCTCCCAGACCACTTGCTACAGAACCACCTGCTGCCAAGCAACATGCTGTGTGACCAGCTGTTGCCGCCCGACCTGCTGCAGCCCCTACTGCTGCCAGTCAGTCTGCTGCCAGCCCACTTGCTACCGcccagtctgctgtgtgtccagcTGCTTCAGG CCTTGTTGTCGCCCAGCTTGCTGTGTGTCTACCTGCTGCACGCCCTGTTGTCCCCCACCGTGCTGTGGGTCCAGCTGCTGCCAGCCTTGCTGCCGCCCTACCTGCTGCCTGCCTAGCTGCTGCAGGCCCTGCTGCCCGCCAACCTGCTGTGTGCCCAGCTGCTGCCAGCCTTGCTGCTGCCCTACCTGCTGCCTGCCTAGCTGCTGCAGGCCCTGCTGCCCGCCAACCTGCTGTGTGCCTACCTGCTGCCAGCCTTGTTGCCGCCCAACCTGCTGCCAAACCACATGCTGCCGGACGACTTCCTGCCGCCCAAGCTGCTGTGTGTCCCCTTGCTGCCAGCCTTGCTGCCGCCCCACTTGCGGCCCATCATGTTGCTGCTGA